One genomic segment of Protaetiibacter intestinalis includes these proteins:
- a CDS encoding NYN domain-containing protein codes for MPELTDDTDRVAVYIDFDNIVISRYDQLHGDGAWRKDNARDARDEISAKLAAASVDVSAVLEYASSFGTVAISRAYADWSVPANAAYRRDLVDRAVDLTQLFPASGTKNGADIRLSVDVIEDLFRLEDITHVVIVAGDSDYIALAQRCKRLGRIVVGIGVAGGTSKALISACDEFAGYDELPGVEAAPPRPKGRAAEPVGKHAAEAADAEPETAAKKKPAAKKAPAPVAAPPAHDPFISPDSTVSDREATRLLVRALEFGHAKNEDAEWLNASGVKSQIKRLNPSFNEKTLGFASFTDFVKSRGNLAEVQIDGQHRRIRLRDRARAAE; via the coding sequence ATGCCGGAGCTGACGGACGACACCGACCGCGTCGCGGTCTACATCGACTTCGACAACATCGTCATCTCGCGCTACGACCAGCTGCACGGCGACGGCGCCTGGCGCAAGGACAACGCACGGGATGCGCGGGACGAGATCTCGGCCAAGCTCGCGGCCGCCTCCGTCGACGTGTCGGCCGTGCTCGAGTACGCCTCGTCGTTCGGCACCGTCGCGATCTCGCGCGCCTACGCCGACTGGTCGGTTCCGGCGAACGCCGCCTACCGCCGCGACCTCGTCGACCGGGCGGTCGACCTCACCCAGCTGTTCCCGGCATCCGGCACCAAGAACGGCGCCGACATCCGTCTCTCGGTCGACGTCATCGAAGACCTCTTCCGCCTCGAGGACATCACGCACGTGGTGATCGTCGCGGGCGACTCGGACTACATCGCCCTCGCCCAGCGCTGCAAGCGGCTCGGGCGGATCGTGGTGGGCATCGGCGTCGCGGGCGGCACGAGCAAGGCGCTCATCTCGGCCTGCGACGAGTTCGCCGGCTACGACGAACTGCCCGGGGTGGAGGCCGCGCCGCCGCGCCCGAAGGGCCGCGCCGCCGAACCGGTGGGCAAGCACGCGGCCGAGGCCGCCGACGCCGAACCCGAGACGGCCGCGAAGAAGAAGCCCGCCGCCAAGAAGGCCCCGGCGCCGGTCGCCGCGCCCCCGGCCCACGACCCCTTCATCTCCCCCGACAGCACGGTGAGCGACCGCGAGGCCACCCGACTGCTGGTGCGGGCGCTCGAGTTCGGGCACGCCAAGAACGAGGATGCCGAGTGGCTCAACGCCTCCGGGGTGAAGTCGCAGATCAAGCGGCTCAACCCCTCATTCAACGAGAAGACCCTCGGCTTCGCGAGCTTCACCGACTTCGTGAAGTCGCGCGGCAACCTGGCAGAGGTGCAGATCGACGGGCAGCACCGCCGCATCCGCCTGCGCGACCGGGCGCGGGCGGCGGAGTAG
- a CDS encoding PspC domain-containing protein has translation MTASTPLVRSRSDRVIGGVCAAVAKRFGWDVTLTRVLTVVAAFFAGAAIVVYVVLWIVVPEE, from the coding sequence ATGACCGCCTCAACCCCTCTCGTCCGTTCCCGTTCCGACCGCGTGATCGGGGGTGTCTGCGCCGCCGTCGCCAAGCGCTTCGGCTGGGATGTGACCCTCACCCGCGTGCTCACCGTGGTCGCCGCGTTCTTCGCGGGCGCGGCGATCGTCGTCTACGTCGTGCTCTGGATCGTCGTCCCCGAGGAGTGA
- a CDS encoding calcium:proton antiporter, whose protein sequence is MSGAASPTNLVRRALHSWVWVLPALGVIALVLTWNRELPTAVYLLVGAVLIGVVLAAVHHAEIVAHRVGEPFGSLVLAVAVTVIEVGLIITLMLGKASVDTSTLARDTAFAAVMITLNGILGISILIGSLKHETPRFNPEGAGGALAVVVTLTTLTLVIPSFTVSEPGARFSPAQLVFVAIASIVLYGAFVLLQTGRHRDFFLPVAKDGRIIDEDQHSDPPSTRTTIVSLGLLLVALVAVVGLAKAVSPGIENVVEAAGVPQSFVGVIVALVVLLPEGLAAAKAAARNRLQTSLNLGIGSAMASIGLTIPALAVASIWLPTPLTLGLGPVQIIEFLLTVAVATLTVVPGRATRLQGAVHLVLFAAFLFLATTP, encoded by the coding sequence ATGAGCGGCGCGGCATCCCCCACGAACCTCGTGCGCCGGGCGCTGCACAGCTGGGTGTGGGTGCTGCCGGCCCTCGGGGTGATCGCGCTCGTGCTCACCTGGAACCGGGAGCTGCCGACCGCCGTCTACCTGCTCGTCGGAGCGGTGCTCATCGGGGTCGTGCTCGCCGCGGTGCACCACGCCGAGATCGTCGCCCACCGGGTGGGCGAGCCGTTCGGCTCGCTCGTGCTCGCGGTCGCGGTGACCGTCATCGAGGTGGGCCTCATCATCACGCTCATGCTCGGCAAGGCATCCGTCGACACCTCGACGCTCGCCCGCGACACGGCGTTCGCGGCCGTCATGATCACGCTCAACGGCATCCTGGGCATCTCGATCCTCATCGGATCGCTCAAGCACGAGACGCCGCGCTTCAACCCCGAGGGGGCGGGCGGGGCGCTCGCGGTGGTCGTGACCCTCACCACCCTCACGCTCGTGATCCCCTCGTTCACGGTGTCGGAGCCGGGGGCGCGGTTCTCGCCCGCGCAGCTCGTCTTCGTCGCGATCGCCTCGATCGTGCTGTACGGCGCGTTCGTGCTGCTGCAGACGGGACGCCACCGCGACTTCTTCCTGCCGGTGGCGAAGGACGGGCGCATCATCGACGAGGACCAGCACTCCGACCCCCCGTCGACCCGCACCACGATCGTGAGCCTCGGGCTGCTGCTCGTCGCGCTCGTCGCCGTCGTCGGCCTCGCGAAGGCGGTCTCGCCCGGCATCGAGAACGTCGTGGAGGCGGCCGGGGTGCCGCAGTCGTTCGTCGGCGTCATCGTGGCGCTCGTCGTGCTGCTGCCGGAGGGGCTCGCGGCGGCGAAGGCGGCGGCGCGCAACCGCCTGCAGACCTCGCTCAACCTCGGCATCGGCTCGGCCATGGCATCCATCGGCCTCACGATCCCGGCGCTCGCGGTGGCCTCCATCTGGCTGCCGACGCCGCTCACCCTCGGCCTCGGGCCGGTGCAGATCATCGAGTTCCTGCTGACGGTCGCGGTCGCGACCCTCACGGTCGTGCCGGGACGCGCCACGCGCCTGCAGGGTGCCGTGCACCTCGTGCTGTTCGCGGCGTTCCTCTTCCTCGCGACCACCCCGTAG
- a CDS encoding OsmC family protein — protein MTILDTAVRTSVPASTAEERAARLDSAGAAWGERIAADASAAQLTYRVRGTGEGSVASRITAGRHEFVVDEPGALAGDDVAASPVEYALGALISCQIVVYRLYAQALGIRVDDIEILAEGDLDAQKLFGIDETVRPGFGAVRLDIRITGPESEERYQQLRTAVDEHCPVLDLFANATPVSVAVSKA, from the coding sequence ATGACGATCCTCGACACCGCAGTCCGCACCTCCGTCCCCGCCTCGACCGCCGAGGAGCGCGCCGCCCGGCTCGACTCCGCGGGTGCCGCGTGGGGCGAGCGCATCGCCGCCGACGCCTCCGCGGCGCAGCTGACCTACCGCGTGCGCGGCACGGGCGAGGGCTCGGTCGCCTCGCGCATCACGGCGGGCCGCCACGAGTTCGTCGTCGACGAGCCGGGCGCCCTCGCGGGCGACGACGTCGCCGCGAGCCCCGTCGAGTACGCGCTCGGCGCGCTCATCTCGTGCCAGATCGTCGTCTACCGCCTCTACGCGCAGGCCCTCGGCATCCGCGTCGACGACATCGAGATCCTCGCCGAGGGCGATCTGGACGCGCAGAAGCTGTTCGGCATCGACGAGACCGTGCGGCCCGGCTTCGGTGCGGTGCGTCTCGACATCCGCATCACCGGCCCCGAGTCGGAGGAGCGTTACCAGCAGCTGCGCACGGCGGTCGATGAGCACTGCCCCGTGCTCGACCTGTTCGCCAACGCGACGCCCGTCTCGGTGGCGGTCTCGAAGGCCTGA
- a CDS encoding FBP domain-containing protein — MLALTAAEIRDCFVNAGAIDTDRIPLPGLHEVLWDDREFLGWRDGSTAHRGYLVFWRGTRPVGIVLRAAETRLAGGSAMCSLCQITQPAGQVRMFTALRAGDAGHAGDSVGTYMCADLGCPHLIRIAPHGSPWDPNPEAVVAQRAEGLSRRLEAFAAKVLAAR; from the coding sequence ATGCTTGCACTCACCGCCGCCGAGATCCGCGACTGCTTCGTCAACGCGGGCGCGATCGACACCGACCGCATCCCGCTGCCGGGGCTGCACGAGGTGCTGTGGGACGACCGCGAGTTCCTGGGCTGGCGGGACGGCTCGACCGCCCACCGCGGCTACCTCGTGTTCTGGCGGGGCACCCGCCCCGTGGGCATCGTGCTGCGCGCCGCCGAGACGCGGCTCGCGGGCGGCTCGGCGATGTGCTCGCTGTGCCAGATCACCCAGCCCGCCGGGCAGGTGCGCATGTTCACCGCCCTGCGCGCGGGCGACGCCGGCCACGCGGGCGACAGCGTCGGCACCTACATGTGCGCCGACCTCGGCTGCCCGCACCTCATCCGCATCGCCCCGCACGGGAGCCCGTGGGATCCGAACCCGGAGGCGGTCGTCGCGCAGCGGGCCGAGGGGCTCAGCCGGCGGCTCGAGGCGTTCGCGGCGAAGGTGCTCGCCGCGCGGTAG
- a CDS encoding TetR/AcrR family transcriptional regulator — MSTPRASYRHGDLRQALLDAGIELAREGGPDAVVLREATRRAGVSPNAAYRHFADRAALVQAVSDAAQGHAARSIEQELAQVPPGTDVAGAQERLRAVGIGYLRFARDEPGLFRAAFSVPADLNRAFGPEKAGPGGRSPFGLLSQVLDELVATGALPPERRPGAELLAWSSVHGLAMLVLEGPLRGLDRDTATAAGRALVEMVVRGL, encoded by the coding sequence ATGAGCACGCCCCGCGCCAGCTACCGCCACGGCGACCTACGCCAGGCGCTGCTCGACGCCGGCATCGAACTCGCCCGCGAGGGCGGCCCGGATGCCGTGGTGCTGCGCGAGGCCACCCGCCGCGCCGGGGTCTCGCCCAACGCCGCGTACCGCCACTTCGCCGACCGTGCGGCGCTCGTGCAGGCGGTGAGCGACGCGGCGCAGGGCCACGCGGCCCGTTCGATCGAGCAGGAGCTCGCCCAGGTGCCACCCGGCACCGACGTCGCGGGAGCGCAGGAGCGGCTGCGCGCCGTCGGCATCGGCTACCTGCGGTTCGCGCGCGACGAGCCGGGGCTGTTCCGGGCCGCGTTCAGCGTGCCGGCCGACCTGAACCGGGCGTTCGGCCCCGAGAAGGCGGGCCCGGGAGGTCGGAGCCCGTTCGGCCTGCTCTCGCAGGTGCTCGACGAGCTCGTCGCGACGGGCGCGCTGCCGCCCGAGCGCCGACCGGGCGCCGAACTGCTCGCCTGGTCGTCGGTGCACGGGCTCGCGATGCTCGTGCTCGAGGGGCCGCTGCGGGGCCTCGACCGCGACACCGCGACCGCCGCCGGCCGCGCCCTCGTCGAGATGGTCGTGCGCGGACTCTGA
- a CDS encoding DUF7059 domain-containing protein yields MTLVDALRSDLEAARYRVDRLDGLWGAEAEAALRRGNRVPAARALAASAEPVAVLARLFVLGETVAADAVAAALPALGLGGAAELGLLEADAGLARPLVDLRPYAFVDLHGAGEWWIASDLGELATGGTLRVDHVLGVGGASTTLAGLQFSTPVATALDLGTGCGIQALHARRFADRVVATDISERALRYARLNAELNRVEGIEFRLGDLYAPLAGERVDRIVSNPPFVITPRSPEVPAYEYRDGGLEGDALVAAVIAGAAAHLAPGGTAQLLGNWEYRAGVDGLERAADWATDAGLDCWIVEREQLDPARYAETWIRDGGTRPGTPEFERLCAAWLDDFARRGVTGVGFGYLVLRLADGTPPFRRAERVSAPLDEVAGIGAHLAECLAARDLVAALDDETLLGLRLRVAPDVTEERSHWPGEADPSVILLRQGGGLRRELRVDPALAAVVGACDGELPLGVIVDAVAALLETDAAPLRLGIVAEVRELVADGVLRPLV; encoded by the coding sequence GTGACCCTCGTCGATGCGCTCCGTTCCGACCTCGAGGCGGCCCGCTACCGCGTCGACCGGCTCGACGGGCTGTGGGGTGCGGAGGCGGAGGCCGCGCTGCGTCGCGGCAACCGGGTGCCCGCCGCCCGCGCGCTCGCCGCATCCGCGGAGCCGGTCGCGGTGCTCGCCCGGCTCTTCGTGCTCGGCGAGACGGTCGCCGCGGATGCCGTGGCCGCCGCCCTGCCGGCGCTCGGTCTCGGGGGTGCCGCCGAGCTGGGGCTCCTCGAGGCGGACGCGGGGCTCGCGCGCCCGCTCGTCGACCTGCGGCCGTACGCCTTCGTCGACCTGCACGGCGCGGGGGAGTGGTGGATCGCCTCCGACCTCGGCGAGCTCGCGACGGGCGGCACCCTGCGCGTCGACCACGTGCTCGGCGTCGGCGGCGCCTCCACGACGCTCGCCGGCCTGCAGTTCTCGACACCCGTCGCCACGGCGCTCGACCTCGGCACCGGCTGCGGCATCCAGGCACTGCACGCGCGCCGCTTCGCCGACCGCGTCGTCGCCACCGACATCTCCGAACGCGCCCTGCGCTACGCGCGCCTGAACGCCGAGCTCAACCGCGTCGAGGGCATCGAGTTCCGCCTCGGCGACCTCTACGCACCGCTCGCGGGCGAGCGGGTCGACCGCATCGTGTCGAACCCGCCGTTCGTCATCACCCCGCGCAGCCCCGAGGTGCCGGCCTACGAGTACCGCGACGGCGGGCTCGAGGGCGACGCGCTCGTCGCCGCCGTGATCGCGGGAGCCGCCGCGCACCTGGCGCCCGGTGGCACGGCGCAACTGCTCGGCAACTGGGAGTACCGCGCCGGCGTCGATGGCCTCGAGCGCGCCGCCGACTGGGCCACGGACGCCGGCCTCGACTGCTGGATCGTCGAACGCGAGCAGCTCGATCCGGCGCGCTACGCCGAGACCTGGATCCGCGACGGCGGCACGCGGCCCGGCACCCCCGAGTTCGAGCGGCTGTGCGCGGCCTGGCTCGACGACTTCGCCCGCCGCGGCGTCACGGGCGTCGGCTTCGGCTACCTCGTGCTGCGCCTGGCCGACGGCACACCGCCGTTCCGACGCGCCGAGCGCGTGAGCGCCCCGCTCGACGAGGTCGCCGGGATCGGCGCGCACCTCGCCGAGTGCCTCGCGGCGCGCGACCTCGTCGCCGCGCTCGACGACGAGACGCTGCTCGGGCTGCGGCTGCGGGTCGCCCCCGACGTCACCGAGGAGCGCAGCCACTGGCCGGGCGAGGCCGACCCCTCCGTCATCCTGCTGCGTCAGGGCGGGGGGCTGCGCCGCGAGCTGCGCGTCGACCCGGCGCTCGCGGCGGTGGTCGGGGCGTGCGACGGCGAGCTCCCGCTCGGCGTCATCGTCGACGCCGTCGCCGCGCTGCTCGAGACGGATGCCGCCCCGCTGCGTCTCGGGATCGTCGCCGAGGTGCGCGAACTGGTCGCCGACGGGGTCCTCCGTCCGCTCGTCTAG